In one Zobellia galactanivorans genomic region, the following are encoded:
- a CDS encoding 3-keto-disaccharide hydrolase codes for MKHLRFIAVAGISVFLFSCKAKNVSPSDSAKDEDGYVSLYNGKDMGNWNIMCRDKTPGLAEKVFSAGDNGEMHVYKNFPDGDRRVTGKNGTHCMFFTKEKYSRYSFKFEYKWGDKVFNNYDKFQYDAGMYFHVFDVNIWPKGLEYQVRYDDTRNENHTGCVWNSGASFDWYGDNSEANPKLRTYLSKEDGGVAQEHRGGEHKAHKDAEYHALDGQWNQCEVIVMGKAYAIYKLNGKVVNVLTNLSHSEGEIGLQAETAEIFYRNIKIKVFDETRPMKDFLR; via the coding sequence ATGAAACACTTGAGATTTATTGCCGTAGCGGGTATAAGCGTTTTCCTTTTCTCATGTAAGGCCAAGAACGTTTCGCCGTCCGATTCCGCTAAGGATGAGGACGGTTACGTTTCCCTTTACAATGGGAAGGATATGGGGAACTGGAACATTATGTGCCGAGACAAAACGCCCGGTTTGGCCGAAAAGGTATTTTCTGCGGGCGATAATGGGGAAATGCATGTATATAAAAATTTTCCCGATGGAGACCGAAGGGTTACGGGAAAAAATGGCACCCATTGTATGTTTTTTACCAAAGAGAAGTACAGTCGCTACAGCTTTAAGTTTGAATATAAGTGGGGTGATAAAGTTTTTAATAATTATGATAAGTTTCAGTATGATGCCGGTATGTACTTTCATGTTTTCGACGTGAATATTTGGCCTAAGGGATTGGAGTATCAAGTGCGTTACGATGATACCCGAAACGAGAACCACACGGGCTGTGTGTGGAATTCGGGGGCAAGCTTTGATTGGTATGGTGACAATTCCGAGGCGAACCCTAAATTAAGGACCTATCTATCAAAAGAGGATGGGGGCGTGGCCCAAGAACATCGCGGAGGGGAGCACAAGGCCCATAAAGATGCGGAGTACCATGCGCTTGATGGACAATGGAACCAATGCGAGGTAATCGTGATGGGCAAGGCGTATGCCATTTACAAACTCAACGGAAAAGTGGTAAATGTGCTGACCAACCTCAGTCATTCCGAAGGGGAAATAGGACTACAGGCAGAAACTGCTGAAATATTTTATAGGAATATAAAAATCAAGGTCTTCGATGAAACAAGGCCTATGAAAGACTTTTTAAGGTAA
- a CDS encoding sulfatase family protein → MTALLLAVGCAEKKEAITTASKDAKQPNVLIIYPDQLRRYSAGFWSKEEYRKYVIGKPDPVITPNIDQLAENGVVFTQAVSNFPLCSPARGMILSGRYPEQNGIWNNCRKDRSESLRDDIPTITDLFYEAGYNTSYFGKCHWLKNEALFDENGTYVGSTEEPGGHYINRYDTYVPPGKSRHSIEYFYQSIRDTHYDPLVYSNDPNTVAGKKDGELHQPKTFTPKNEAEKIKAYLENKHKLRDSDKPFFMMWSINPPHNPWDDENTDMETLAKYYNTDKFPQDSLLAVRENADLKVASYVRHYFANLTSVDHYIGEVMETLKEMGKLDNTIIIFSSDHGEMLGSHGKEGKNVFETEALAIPFIVHWPKGIKAGGINDVLFSVPDVLPTVMGLAGMGQKIPEAVQGYDFSPLIIPSSDTSIEKPKGVLLMLAKSRGILTDRYTLCVEQKADRRNRTPDDKDIYLYDNLKDPYQLKRLGLDERPQEAAALLQLLGSELKRTNDPWYQQKKFKDVIRYE, encoded by the coding sequence ATGACAGCCTTGCTTCTTGCTGTGGGATGCGCCGAAAAGAAAGAAGCTATAACTACCGCTTCCAAGGATGCAAAGCAGCCCAATGTTTTGATCATTTACCCTGACCAATTAAGACGCTACAGTGCCGGTTTTTGGTCTAAGGAGGAATACAGAAAATACGTCATAGGAAAACCTGACCCCGTAATTACCCCTAATATTGACCAATTGGCCGAAAATGGGGTGGTCTTCACCCAAGCGGTCAGCAATTTCCCCTTATGCAGTCCCGCAAGAGGCATGATCTTATCGGGGAGGTACCCCGAACAAAACGGGATATGGAACAATTGTAGAAAAGACCGAAGCGAAAGCTTAAGAGACGACATCCCTACGATAACCGACCTGTTCTACGAGGCGGGTTACAACACCTCCTACTTTGGTAAATGCCACTGGCTCAAGAACGAGGCCCTGTTCGACGAAAACGGGACATACGTAGGCTCTACCGAGGAACCGGGAGGGCATTACATCAATCGATACGACACTTATGTGCCTCCAGGGAAATCTCGCCATAGTATCGAGTATTTTTACCAATCTATTCGAGATACGCATTACGATCCGTTGGTCTACAGTAACGACCCGAATACCGTAGCGGGTAAAAAAGATGGCGAATTGCATCAACCCAAGACATTTACACCCAAGAACGAAGCCGAAAAAATCAAGGCTTACCTTGAAAACAAGCATAAGCTCCGCGATTCCGACAAGCCGTTTTTTATGATGTGGTCGATCAACCCACCACATAACCCCTGGGACGATGAAAACACCGATATGGAAACCTTGGCGAAATATTACAATACAGATAAGTTTCCGCAAGACAGTTTATTGGCGGTACGTGAAAATGCCGATTTAAAGGTAGCCAGCTATGTACGTCATTATTTCGCCAACCTCACTAGCGTAGACCATTATATTGGCGAAGTAATGGAAACCCTGAAGGAAATGGGGAAACTCGACAACACCATCATTATCTTCAGTTCAGACCATGGTGAAATGCTGGGCAGTCATGGTAAGGAAGGTAAAAATGTATTCGAAACCGAAGCCTTGGCCATACCTTTTATCGTGCATTGGCCTAAAGGAATAAAGGCCGGAGGCATCAACGATGTGCTTTTCAGCGTACCGGATGTGCTGCCTACCGTTATGGGATTGGCAGGTATGGGGCAAAAGATTCCCGAAGCGGTTCAAGGATATGATTTCTCCCCTCTTATAATCCCTTCTAGCGATACAAGCATTGAAAAACCGAAGGGAGTTTTACTTATGCTCGCCAAATCGAGGGGCATACTTACCGACCGCTATACCCTTTGCGTAGAACAAAAGGCCGACCGTAGGAACAGAACACCCGATGATAAGGATATTTATCTCTACGACAACCTAAAAGATCCTTACCAGCTGAAAAGGCTGGGTCTTGACGAAAGGCCCCAAGAAGCTGCTGCGCTTTTACAGCTTTTAGGTTCGGAATTAAAGCGGACCAACGACCCTTGGTACCAACAAAAAAAGTTCAAAGATGTTATACGGTACGAATAA
- a CDS encoding DUF4955 domain-containing protein, which translates to MKIKLVGLFSCIIGMGCAAQETAVWTNYKNAAKSHTEPILPNFSYAGYKFSEIGIPEEKHRVFNVQDFGARADDGISDKQAVVEAIKAAEANGSGIVYFPAGRYHFNTPADDLDPIQIRSSNIVFRGPKKTSEKAVLFFERDIPPTVPEKIWTSPYAIQTKASEKSRFITDIKGNATRETHTIEVADASQIKKGDWVIVQLKDNDPEFVAQDIHPLPLNPKWRTIIEEGVQVNERHKVASVSGNTVTFVDPIHYSISERQNWKLYTFPHLSHVGFENLSFEGNWKKEFVHHRSAQDDGGWSILNLSGLVDSWVKDCRFTNINRAIYFSHSAATTAINVVIDGKIGHSAITVGGGSTGVLLAHIVDEAGMQHASGVGGGSTTGTVIWRSKHPAHTSFESHASQPRSTLFDNVEGGFFKGRAGGAIQNLPNHGRHLVLWNYKETDEAETNFPFVATETYYWRMVPPIIVGFHGAGTTFKEDEVQLIESLGSPVQPESLFEAQLQLRLGKLPQWILDLKNSLAKK; encoded by the coding sequence CCGCGAAGTCCCATACCGAACCCATATTGCCCAATTTTTCCTATGCCGGCTACAAGTTCAGTGAAATCGGTATTCCCGAAGAAAAGCACCGGGTTTTTAACGTACAGGATTTCGGGGCACGGGCCGATGACGGTATTTCCGATAAACAGGCAGTCGTTGAAGCCATAAAGGCTGCCGAGGCAAACGGAAGCGGAATAGTCTATTTTCCTGCGGGAAGGTATCATTTCAACACCCCTGCCGACGATTTAGACCCCATACAGATCAGGTCTTCCAACATCGTTTTTCGGGGGCCGAAAAAGACTTCCGAAAAGGCCGTCCTGTTCTTTGAACGCGATATACCCCCCACTGTACCAGAAAAAATATGGACCTCGCCCTATGCCATACAGACCAAGGCTTCCGAAAAAAGTCGGTTCATAACCGATATCAAAGGAAATGCCACAAGGGAAACCCATACCATAGAGGTTGCCGACGCTTCCCAAATTAAAAAGGGCGATTGGGTCATTGTGCAGCTTAAGGATAATGACCCCGAATTTGTTGCCCAAGATATCCACCCCCTTCCACTAAATCCCAAATGGAGGACGATCATTGAAGAGGGCGTACAGGTCAACGAACGCCATAAAGTGGCATCGGTATCGGGAAATACCGTTACTTTTGTCGACCCTATCCACTACAGCATTTCCGAGCGACAAAACTGGAAACTGTATACCTTTCCCCACCTTTCCCATGTGGGCTTTGAAAACCTAAGTTTTGAAGGCAATTGGAAAAAAGAGTTCGTACACCATAGATCGGCACAAGACGATGGCGGATGGAGTATTTTAAACTTATCGGGGCTCGTTGATTCTTGGGTAAAAGACTGTAGGTTCACCAATATCAACAGAGCCATATATTTTTCACATTCGGCGGCCACTACCGCCATTAATGTGGTCATCGACGGAAAAATAGGACATAGTGCCATTACCGTAGGCGGTGGCTCCACGGGGGTTCTATTGGCCCATATCGTTGACGAGGCCGGCATGCAGCACGCTTCGGGCGTTGGTGGGGGCAGTACCACGGGTACGGTAATCTGGCGCTCGAAACACCCCGCTCATACCAGTTTTGAATCGCATGCCTCACAACCCCGCTCTACCCTTTTCGACAATGTTGAAGGTGGCTTTTTCAAGGGAAGGGCTGGCGGCGCCATACAAAACTTACCGAACCACGGACGCCATCTCGTATTGTGGAATTATAAGGAAACCGATGAAGCCGAAACGAATTTTCCCTTCGTCGCTACCGAAACCTATTACTGGCGTATGGTTCCCCCCATTATCGTAGGGTTTCATGGGGCGGGCACCACTTTTAAAGAAGACGAAGTACAATTGATAGAAAGCCTAGGCAGCCCCGTACAGCCAGAATCCTTGTTCGAAGCACAACTGCAATTGCGCTTGGGCAAATTGCCCCAATGGATATTAGACTTAAAAAATAGCTTAGCAAAAAAATAA